The nucleotide sequence TATTGCTGGACGCATGGAGGAGTTCAGCAAGAtccgccacctgcaccggGAATGGTCGCAGCACCCGCTCATGCCAGTGCTTGGCGACGTTGAGCCGAAGTTTCCGCTCAACTTGTACAAGCAGAACCATCGCGCAAAGCGGCGCTTCCTGGTGCGTTGGCACAAGGCAAACAGTCCAACGCATTGGATGTGGATGCCGCGTGGTCCCGCGGTGGCGACTCCGCTTCACCGCACAAGCCCTTCACAGTTTCCGGAGCAGTGGAGGCAGCTGAAGCGCAATACTAGCAGCAGTGGTAGTAGCACCGTAGCTCAATAAACTCAGCAAAAAGCATGCGACGAGTAAAGTGTGAGGACGACTACAAAGGCTCCCCGCTTACGTGGAATGGCAAGCAGTGCtagcacccccctccccccccccccacacacgcatacatgtCATGTCCGACACAGAAGCCTGCACCCCCTTCGCACCCTCTGTATTTTGCTGTCTCGTGAGGTGATGATGCCATTACACAGGTCATCCTTTAAGCCTGCTTTTTGGGTGCgttgcatgtgtgtgcatcgCCGATGCGCATCGCACGGCACGTTGAAGTTGCTGGGACCGCTGGGCAGCACCTTTTGGTGGAGGTTGGTCGATCCAACTatgaggtgtgtgcgtggtcGAGTCTtctttctgtgtgcgtgtgtcgtCACACGCTTTGTAGTAATCGCAGTCCGCTTGAAGAAAAAGGTTCAAATATGAGGGAAGGCCGTCGCAGGTGAGAAACGGTCTCACATGCGCCATAGACGTCCGTGACACCATTTTGTTTCCTTCTTTCCGAATGTGTCGACGTGTGCGTCCGCACAGATGCCCACGCACATCAGTCGatgcgctcttcttctcagTACTTGACCTACATCATCACCCCCGCCTATCTGTGCCTCATTTTCCACGAGCTGAATCGTACACTTCGAAAATGAGAAAACATTAGCACATAGCTGTTCCATCATTACCTTGTCTGCCCTCTTATCCTGCTCCCATCTCTTTCCCTCTATCTCTGCCTTGCGTCACCCTTTCCATACACACTGTTGGCTTTGTTGTCTACGCTATGACCAGCGTCGCGTGCCTATGGCTCAGCGGTGATGCATTCATTTGTTTTCCACCCGAAAGTCTAAAGAGGCCTCCTTCTGCTTCGGCCCTTCGTTTCTGCTTAGCTGTTGTTGTCTGCTGTTACCCCTATCAGTGGGATACACAGcggcttttcctctcttttcgtcgACGCACCCCTGATAGTGATGGTTGTagtgggggaggaaggagcccctcagcgcgtggcctCTCAGGATGTCCGGTACCCcgctctctgcgcgtgtgtgagggagcAAAGCAGTCCCCTACCCCTGCCCATGCAGAAGCGCTTCGGGTCGGGGCGGGTCAGGTGCCTACGACGTGGGGGGAGGCCAGAGCGGCCCGCGGACAGGGAGCATGCTTGTGTCGCCCAtatgatgggcagagtgtccACGTGACTCGCGCGTGCCCCagccggccctcgctgcctactgATGTGGGCAGCCTGAGTCCCCTTGAAGGATCACCAGGTGGTGGCCGGCATcatgggagcggctgtgaggcgacctgcagAGCGGATGTGTAGAGTCTGAGGCAGGGGCCGCATTCCGGTGTCTGAGTGGGCGCGTTGCTGTAGGGTCTCCCAACCTCTGCTCCGCACCAGGCGATGGGccaggggggaggggcagagtggAGTGTGGCTCATTCTCTACGACAGAATGGGCACATGgaaaaaaacaacagcaacTTTCCTTccattttctttctctgctgtgcgctctttctccctAGTCTCTCTCCTGATTCTCTTCGTTCTTCTCTACCGTGTGCTGCTGGGACCCACTTCAGCACCGAAGGGATAATTTCTTCGtgacgcacatacacacatacacatggAGGGAAGCCTCAAACGCACTCAAATGACGCGCGAGTCAAACATGGGAAGGTCAGATCGCCGCACAGAGGGTAAGCGCTCTTTTGGGCGGCGCGTTGTCGGTGCTCTCAGCACCGTTGTCAGCCTGCGCATCGCTCTAAGCATTACCTACTTCATTCTTCTCATTCTGCTCTGCATGATGCAAGTCATGTCGCTTTTTACCACCCCCACTATTCGCATCCTCAACATAGAGGCGAGTCGCATAGTTGGAGCTCAGACTTTTATAGCTGCCACATGGTTTAAAGTGGACCAAACAATCCACGGCGCCAATGTCACGGCGCAGATGGATGTAAAGATGTGGTCAATCAAGGTAAACGTCGATGTGGAGATTCCATACAAATTCCTGCCGCAAAACATCTCGCAGCTGTATCGCCTGCAGGATGTGCCTTGCGCCGAGTTTCGAAGCTTCTTCAAGCACATGCAGATTTTCAGTCTCCTCTCGATCTTCACTGGATTCATTGTATGGGTGTTTACAGTCTCCAGCTTCTTTACCCGCATGTTCCTGCCGCTGTTGTGGCTATTCCTGTGGGTGACTATCGCTTTCACGGCAACGACGGTGGCCATGATATTCCGAATTCTTTTCGATGGCGCGTGCTATGGTGAGGTTGAAGAGATTCCACCATTCACAAGTCTGGCCGTTCCGATGGGCGGCTTTGCGCTTGCTCTTATTTGTTTCCAAACATACCTTGTCACCTCCATCATGACGGTATTCTTATAAATGAAAAAGAGGCACTGAAGGGAGGGCAGAATGTGAAGATCGAAGATGGAatgtaaagagagagagagagagcgacaaaCACCTcacgctttctttttttttttgctctttgATGGCCCCCTTTTCGATATGTGAAGTTACCATTTCTTCTGCTGTCATTTCCTTCACCCGTcgtttcgctctctccttcctctccacgAGAGAGCGGGAATGGTGGAAGAGACGGCAGTGCCTCGGAGAGGGAGCAGCGCTTTTGCCTGAGCCATGAGGTGCCAAGGaggcaaaaagaaaagtgaCACGAACGACAGAATGAAGTGAAGGgactgcagagagagagaggggcgggggacGTGGCACATCTTTGCGACGCGCACCGAGGGGAGACTTAGCAGCAGCCCAAGAGACAAGACGTGGAGATGCGAATGGAggtcccccctcctccccgtcCTACAACATGGCCGCCAGCGGGGATGTTGCACGTTGTGAAGCGAATCGCATGATACTGTTGGCTTTtgtcttctctgctcttAATGATTAAGCGCATTGCTTTTTGCGTCTGACCCTTTTTCGTCTGCTTCTTACGattgtgtgtgcgagtgtgtgggtatACGAGTTTATGCCGGGTCAGACATGGGCTATGTGAGTATGAGGTGCCTGCGCTGTCTGCGTAGTTGTGGATatgcgtctctttctttgtatttttctcttccctttcgaTTCTCTGTTGCGTGAGTACATGTGCAGCTT is from Leishmania panamensis strain MHOM/PA/94/PSC-1 chromosome 35 sequence and encodes:
- a CDS encoding hypothetical protein (TriTrypDB/GeneDB-style sysID: LpmP.35.4230), coding for MRCTRLVCTATPEKFSILGTTHPKPKRNGLGRDNKMRSKPSDNVAWYDKGPVEWLPRPVRLTYDQLDQLRDWMMRETIAGRMEEFSKIRHLHREWSQHPLMPVLGDVEPKFPLNLYKQNHRAKRRFLVRWHKANSPTHWMWMPRGPAVATPLHRTSPSQFPEQWRQLKRNTSSSGSSTVAQ
- a CDS encoding hypothetical protein (TriTrypDB/GeneDB-style sysID: LpmP.35.4240), whose product is MDVKMWSIKVNVDVEIPYKFLPQNISQLYRLQDVPCAEFRSFFKHMQIFSLLSIFTGFIVWVFTVSSFFTRMFLPLLWLFLWVTIAFTATTVAMIFRILFDGACYGEVEEIPPFTSLAVPMGGFALALICFQTYLVTSIMTVFL